A window of Theropithecus gelada isolate Dixy chromosome 14, Tgel_1.0, whole genome shotgun sequence contains these coding sequences:
- the LOC112605646 gene encoding olfactory receptor 5AS1 produces the protein MLESNYTMPTEFLFVGFTDSLPLRVTLFLVFLMVYTLTMVGNMLLIILVNINSSLQTPMYYFLSNLSFLDISYSTAITPKMLANFLASRKSISPYGCALQMFFFASFADAECLILAAMAYDRYTAICNPLLYSTLMSRRVCVCFIVLAYFSGSMTSLVHVCLTFRLPFCGSNIVNHFFCDIPPLLALSCTDTQINQLLLFALCGFIQTSTFVVIFISYFCIFITVLSIKSSGGRSKTFSTCASHLIAVTLFYGMLLFMYLRPTTSYSLDTDKVAAVFYTVVFPMFNPIIYSFRNEHVKNALKKLSERNCIFK, from the coding sequence aTGTTGGAGAGTAATTACACCATGCCAACTGAGTTCCTATTTGTTGGATTCACAGATTCTCTACCTCTCAGAGTCACACTGTTCTTGGTATTTCTGATGGTATATACATTAACTATGGTGGGAAATATGCTCTTAATAATTCTAGTTAATATTAATTCAAGCCTTCAAACCcccatgtattattttcttagcaACTTGTCTTTCTTAGATATCAGCTATTCTACAGCAATCACTCCTAAAATGCTGGCAAACTTCTTAGCATCCAGGAAAAGCATCTCTCCTTATGGATGTGCActacaaatgtttttctttgcttcttttgctGATGCTGAGTGCCTTATCCTGGCAGCAATGGCTTATGACCGCTATACAGCCATCTGCAACCCACTGCTCTATTCTACGCTGATGTCTAGGAGAGTCTGTGTCTGCTTCATTGTGTTGGCATATTTCAGTGGAAGTATGACATCACTGGTCCATGTGTGCCTCACATTCAGGCTGCCATTTTGTGGCTCCAATATTGTCAATCATTTTTTCTGTGATATCCCACCTCTTCTGGCTCTATCATGTACAGACACTCAGATCAACCAGCTTCTGCTCTTTGCTTTGTGCGGCTTCATCCAGACCAGCACTTTTGTGgtcatatttatttcttacttttgcATCTTCATCACTGTGTTGAGCATCAAGTCGTCAGGTGGCAGAAGCAAAACATTCTCCACATGTGCTTCCCACCTCATAGCAGTCACCTTATTCTATGGAATGCTCCTGTTTATGTACTTACGGCCCACCACCAGCTATTCCCTAGACACTGATAAGGTGGCGGCAGTGTTTTATACTGTTGTATTTCCCATGTTTAATCCAATAATTTATAGTTTCAGAAACGAGCATGTGAAAAATGCTCTCAAAAAGCTATCAGaaagaaattgtattttcaaatga